A region of Homo sapiens chromosome X, GRCh38.p14 Primary Assembly DNA encodes the following proteins:
- the ACTRT1 gene encoding actin-related protein T1: MFNPHALDVPAVIFDNGSGLCKAGLSGEIGPRHVISSVLGHCKFNVPLARLNQKYFVGQEALYKYEALHLHYPIERGLVTGWDDMEKLWKHLFERELGVKPSQQPVLMTEPSLNPREIREKLAEMMFETFSVPGFYLSNHAVAALYASACVTGLVVDSGDGVTCTVPIFEGYSLPHAVTKLCMAGRDITEHLTRLLFASGFNFPCILNKAVVNNIKEKLCYIALEPEKELRKSRGEVLGAYRLPDGHVIHFGDELYQVPEVLFAPDQLGIHSPGLSKMVSSSIMKCDTDIQNKLYADIVLSGGTTLLPGLEERLMKEVEQLASKGTPIKITASPDRCFSAWIGASIMTSMSSFKQMWVTSADFKEYGTSVVQRRCF; encoded by the coding sequence ATGTTTAATCCACATGCATTAGATGTTCCTGCTGTAATTTTTGACAATGGTTCAGGACTCTGCAAAGCAGGCCTGTCTGGAGAGATTGGACCCCGCCATGTCATCAGCTCCGTCTTGGGACATTGTAAATTCAATGTGCCTTTAGCAAGACTTAATCAGAAGTACTTCGTGGGGCAAGAAGCCCTGTACAAGTATGAGGCCCTACATTTGCACTACCCCATTGAGCGTGGACTGGTAACAGGATGGGATGACATGGAGAAACTCTGGAAACATCTCTTTGAGCGGGAGCTTGGAGTAAAACCCAGCCAACAGCCTGTACTTATGACCGAGCCCTCTTTGAATCCTAGGGAAATTCGAGAAAAGCTAGCAGAAATGATGTTTGAGACCTTCAGTGTGCCTGGTTTCTACCTGTCTAATCATGCGGTGGCAGCGCTCTATGCCTCTGCCTGTGTCACAGGCCTGGTGGTGGACAGTGGAGATGGGGTCACTTGCACTGTCCCCATCTTTGAGGGTTACTCCCTGCCTCACGCAGTCACCAAACTCTGTATGGCAGGGAGGGACATCACAGAGCACCTCACCCGGCTCCTCTTTGCTAGCGGGTTTAACTTCCCTTGCATACTCAACAAGGCCGTGGTAAATAACATCAAAGAGAAGTTGTGCTACATCGCCTTGGAGCCAGAGAAAGAGCTACGCAAGAGCCGGGGAGAGGTCCTGGGAGCATACAGACTGCCAGATGGACATGTCATCCACTTTGGGGATGAGCTGTACCAAGTGCCCGAGGTTCTTTTTGCACCTGACCAGCTGGGCATCCACAGCCCAGGACTCTCAAAAATGGTCTCCAGCAGCATCATGAAGTGTGACACTGACATCCAGAATAAACTTTATGCAGACATTGTACTCTCCGGGGGCACCACTCTCCTCCCTGGGCTGGAGGAAAGGCTCATGAAGGAAGTGGAACAGCTGGCTTCCAAAGGTACTCCCATCAAGATCACAGCTTCTCCTGATAGATGCTTCTCTGCATGGATTGGTGCATCCATCATGACCTCTATGAGCAGTTTCAAGCAGATGTGGGTCACCTCGGCAGACTTCAAGGAGTATGGGACATCTGTGGTTCAAAGAAGGTGCTTTTAA